The window CAACTCTAGCACTCGAGAATTacggaaactaaattgagaagcaACTATTCTGAGAGAACATTTGTCCCACAAACTTTTTGATCaagttcaaaactcaagcgacaagactgtgagcctctgcgACTCAGGAGAACGCCTGCGAATGTTTTCGAGGCGTTTTGGAGACTGGCTTGTGAAGCCGTTTGCTAACGAGTCCTAAATAATCGCTGCTCTGTAAAATACCGGCTTAAGAATTGTgtttatcagtatttttactGATTTGCTGTTAATGTGGATGTTCTCACCACCTACTGGTGCTGCCTGAGTATTTCggcatttaatttgttttagtttttttggtcATGTGTGGACAGAGAAGGCGGGGTGTGggagctcggtggtcagtgtcACGGTCTTGTAGTCCTCAGGCTGTGGGTTCGAGTCCAGGTtctgtcaggaagggcatccgatGTGAAACCAAAAGCCAAATATGTCGTGTTAGTTTGCTCGCTGGGGTGACCCCTACAgaagagaacagctgaaaagaaaaaaaatgtttatatcagtttaaaaatatatctggAGTAGTGCAGAAGGGGCCTAAATCAACATGAAGTCTGTCACTCTTATTGTGCAAAAAGTGACAtcaacttgtttgtttgattcACAAAGCTTGAGATTAAGTGTGCAAACTagttaaaatattagttttagttGAAATCCAGTTTTTTGAGTAATCTGAACACTGAAGAGCACATGCAACTGAGCTAGAAATGTTTGACACTCAAAGTTTACTCGAAAATGTGCACATTAAAGTTATTGGTAGCATTTGTAGCtaattttttatggttttagcCTTAAAACAATACATAGACTATTGCCCTGTTGTGCCCTGCAGTGTGAGGAGACAAAGCAGAGCTCGTTCCATCGCTGCTGCTCCTTTCTAGCAGTTTGGAGCGTAAGGGCccatatttgtgtatttgtgttgtgGCGTTCTGAGAGAGCTGCAGTCACTTAAAGTGCCTTCATAACTTCTTCAAaccataaaaatgcaaactgttttcagcaaatcttcactttttttaacttttataaacaGTTTGTAGAGAACGGGCCAGCATCTGTCTGCCTGAGAACAGTGTTGCTTTAGCTCAGAGATAACCgccctgtttgttttcatgttgggctgggacacaggcaaaacaaaaacaaagttttggatttttttttgggggggggagggggggtgttGTGAAAGAAATCCCTGACCGGACTAAGGCCAGTTTCCAGGTTCCTGGAAAGTGACACGAGATATAAAAGATCATGTTACTTTGCTCATTAGGCACTTTTATctagaaggggggaaaaaaattaaattgtaaaataaaaataaatacaggaaaCACTGACATCTATGAAACACATTACACAACAAAGTCAGGTTCTTTTTGTCGTGAGGAACAGCCTTAAATCACTACAGTAGTGTAGTCAGCTTTAGTCTTGGGTTTGTGTCTAACGTGTCTTATCCCGCTTTAACTCAGCGCTCCAGCTACCCCTGGCCAACGATGGAGGCAGCCGCTCGTCATCCTCAGAGAGCTCGCCTCAGCATCACCCCTACCCCAGCCGCCCACGACACATGCTCACTCTGCCCACGCCTCCGTACGGCCTACAGAAGAGCCTCGAAAAGTAGGTTGGAAACGTTGTTCGACCTGTGCTTATAACGATGAGCCAGCAAAAACAAGGGATGCTGTGATCAGCGggtgtcctgtttgttgctgtgGAAATAGAAAAGCAAAGTAGATTGAATGGATATTTATTTGATGAATGACCCTCAGTATAGGTTTACTAACTGTGATGATAATTCCACACATGCAAAAGAGagatgtacaaaaaaaaccccacaaaacacaaacagcattcATTTATAAGTGGGAACTCCCTGACTGGCTGGCTCTGTTGTTTCATTCGCTTGTGCTTTCAATGCTCACAGTGTGGAGATTGACCAGAAGCTGCAGGAGATCATGAAGCAGACGGGTTATTTGAAGATTGACGGACAGGTGGGATTCAAGCAGAGGCTCTCGTTACATTTCACTTCTGTACATGTTAGAGTTGTAGCAAGTAACTGAAGTAAGAACCCGCAGATCTGGACAAACTCTAGATTTTTCCTcatgtcaacaaaaacaaaagctatcAGCGAATCAAGCTTTTTTAATCCGAGATGCCCAATTCAATCAGGTTGGTGTCCAATCCAGACAGTTTGAACTGAAGTGGGTCTGGATCTCTGCGTTCAGCACAACTCCTGGCTTTTATGTTAAACTGGTCACCAGAGAGTCATTTAATGTAAAGTAAAGGCGCAGTTAGCTAACATATCAATACAGACGTgttaaaaaacctttttcaaaaCCATTGCTGCtacacattattttaaattaggcaattgacaacacattttatttctctcgCATGAATAAAACTATTCttaataaagaaacattaaagAGACGGCAGCATGTTTCAGTGAAGAAGGTGACACAGAGGAATTACTGTTTGACAGCAtagtataaaatataatatataataaaaccttttttcaagaatttccattttaaatgcTTGAGTTTTAATTCtccattattaaaataaataagagctgtctataataatattattttgctCCTGATTTACTTGGTAGAATGTAGTGGGggatgtttttgtatttatcttaATAAACactagttttatttacaaaaagagaaaaatttgCACTTCATTTTGTTGGAAgtgcaaaaataatttattagtattttgactaaatatacacatttatttaatagGGATGGGCTGtgatttttgattatttaaagaGCTGAGAGAATATAAATGAGAATAATTGATGcgactgatgtttgtttttatttctttttaccagCACCTGGTAGTAAAATAGTTAACTTTATAATGAGGTGGTAAAGTTGACCCCTGACCACCTCGGTGCTTTTCcagacagtttttaaatgtttttttggatACAACAGCCTACCCAAGAAAAACTCGGAAGTGATCCCACGTGTGGTTTTgtctttgcagttttattttgaaaggtttaCAAAGTGGAAACTACACTTACGGGTGAGCTGCACCTTTAGTGTCAGAATACGTGCGCACCTgtttacactttaaataaaagtccGATAAAGAATCGGCGTCATTAGAGACTCTGTCTAAAATGTTACAGATTATTAACATGGACAAAAAAAGTTAGAATCAGTACTGCTTAAACTCAATATAGCttgaacaattttatttttaaatttcttttcaaacattGTCAACAAAGTGGAGAAATAGAAAACTGTTGACTGGCTGAACGCTGCTGGCTTTGGTTGATAGACAGTACTGGTCCTGAACCTACAGGAGACACTAATACAGATCAACTGGATGTGTCTCCAGCCTGATTCAGTAAGTATTGTCCAGGATCACAGTGATTTGACAACTTGTAGGTTTTCCTCATTATTAATTGTGTGAAAATAATATAACCTGGTACTCTGATCGTGTCCACAAAGAGCGTCTGTAAACAAGATCAAGTTTTATAAATTAATCAAAGTATACAGCTATGTCTTTAACACGGgggtgtctaatcctggtcctggagagccaccatcctgcatgttttacttgtttctctgctccaacacacctgatttgaatcaatgggtgatcaacaggcttctgcagaacatgaagaggtgatataaccactgaatcaggtgtgttggagcagggaaacaggtaaaacatgcaggatggtggctccaggaccaggattggacacccctgctctaacaGGTCCTTGAGCAGCGCTCTGACTTTATCACATTCTTGTCTGGGGTGTTTGTTCTAATAAACAGAACTTTATGGCAGACTTTAGTCATCTGCCTTGATGTATTTGTCGTTTTGTCTTATAgtcgcaaaaaaaaaatctgatttaatttcTTCTTACCTGCTTTCTGTCTTACTAGTTTTAACGTCGTCTCTATGTCTGAGGGGTTGCTGAGTCATGCGCTCAGTGAAACGTCACTCGGCACTAATGGttcatttttaatgaagcaGGGCTTTaatgcctcctcctcctcctgtcggATCCTTCGTGTCAACCGAGCAGGGAGCAGCTTATTTACAAATCAGAAGACTTGTGACCTTGGGCTTAGCTTGAAGATAGCATAACATTTGATTATAATGATAATGAATGTTTTAATCAATACTGTTTCGTTGTGACTCCTTGTACGTCCACAGAGGTATCCAGCTGAAGTAACGGACCTCATCAGTGAGGGCGAGATCGGCAGTGGGACTTGTGGACAGGTTTTCAAAGTCCGCTTCAAGAAGACGGGCCACGTCATAGCTGTGAAAGTAAGAACCGCCTGCACTCCCCTGTTCACTCTTAAAACAGGGTCTGACACTTTCACTTCTGTCTTATTTGGGCAGTGGAGCGGTTCACAAAATCCACAGTTTGGTTCGGATTTCAGGGTcatgggttttgttgtttttgtttttttctaattgttttgtttagtaaaaGTCCAGAAACACCATACATGAGTAAAATATAACCCACCGTTTACACTTTATAAAATATCAGTTGTTCTCAATTTCATGTAATTATGTAAAAACTGAAGCACTAATTGAAGGAAATCATATCGCCTGTCATGCcagatttttacacaaatatcttatgttaagaaatgacaacGTTATAGTTTTGTGATTATAGTTGCAGTTTTGTTATCGTTGTTTTGTGATATTACATCTCATGTAATATCCCAAGATCTCACAAGATCGGTTAGAGGTtgaagcatgtgttgtgaatgactctcagctactcccacgtctaattttagctcaatatctctaaaatgaaatgagttccagccatttttgtgttttctaggtttgtttcactgtggtggccatcttgaaatgggtagTAAAATTCGTCCAATGGTTGATGAGATGTTTTCTTAACACATCAGACAAACGAGCACACGTACACAGACGTGAGCAGTCCTGACCTCCCCACAGTTGTCTGTCACCTCGTGTAAATGAGCTGTAACTGTGTTTTATTCTGGTAAACTTTACGAGATAAGACAAGAGCTGATGCGCCGTGTCCCAAACGTTTGAGTAgacatctaaataaaacaagcttgTATATGGACAGGAACCAGATGCTGTGTACACatgactacacacacacacacacacacacacacacataaatccTTCTTTGTCTACAGTAGAGCCTCTTTGCACcaagagtttatttttctttctgggagatttttttgtctttttaaaataaatagagaaaaaagATATAGtatttggcatttgtttctttctcctgtTGTTAACCCTAAAACCGAGTTATGTACCAAACTCTGATTTATTTGTACTGTTACATACCTAAAATGCACAGATGTCATGATGAGTAGAAAACACATTCACTGTGAATCATTTGGCATGTTTAGTTAATAGCAGCTTTTATGTCCTAATCGTATCACAGTTTGAGGCTTATAAAGTCAGTAATATATGTTGAAAATGGCTGAGGGTATAGTAAATAACACAAATGATCCTTCCTTGGCCTGAATTTAAGCTTCCTGCTGTATAAGcatgtttgtcttctgttttcctCCTGTGTGGCTGCTTTACTAATACAGTGACACTGATAACCCCAAACAGCAGCACTTTCATTTAAGAGATTACTTAATTGTCCAGGCTGGGGAATAATTAGGCAGCTAATCAACTTAGAAgagtaggtttttgttttttttctacacccAGCATGCTCTGTTGCTCACATCATCAAAGACAGGATGGTTAGGCACAGTCTGCAcagcatttaaacaaatgttctgCTGAGATCCAGCAGTGAGAGCGATGTATGCACCCACCTCGACCATATGGTGATGATGCAAACACAACAGGGTTTGTTGTGATGCCAAGAAACTACAGtcttaaataaatcaatgaagtTGGTCTACTTGCTGAATTTGACAAATGCTAGGCTGAGCTTTAACCAGCAGGTATTCTTGTCTTTGATGTGAATTTATCAAAAAGCGACACATTAAACCTTCATACCTCTGAGGGATTATCCTTCTTTGTTGCTCGTCGTCACTTCTAGCCGGCCTTTGTGTCAGCGGCAGGAAAAGCAGCAGGTCCGCTCTCATTCGTGTCGGTTTGTGCCAACAGCAAATGCGTCGTACAGGAAATAAGGACGAGAACAAGAGGATCCTGATGGACCTGGACGTGGTGCTGAAAAGTCATGACTGTCCTTACATCATCCAGTGCTACGGCGCCATAGTCACCAACGTGAGTCTGCCCAAAATACCTTCGTTTAAATGGAAAGAGTCCAGGAAGTCCGAACTCAACAGAATctagtgttttatttgtgtttctgcacacaatttgtttttagtttttatattttgcttttggtttttgtatttagcCGGTAAAgccaggtttgtgtgtgtgtgtttccgtATTTACAGACGGATGTATTCATTGCAATGGAGTTGATGGGAACATGTgcagagaagctgaagaagaggaTCCAGGGTCCTATTCCAGAGCGAATCCTTGGAAAGATGACGGTTGCAGTAAGTCTGACACGCAGATGGCAAAGTGTGACATTTCTCACGTGATCGTTTTCGTTTTTACATGCGTGctgttttcctttctgctgTAGATAGTGAAAGCATTGCTGTACCTGAAAGAGAAACACGGAGTCATCCACCGAGACGTCAAACCCTCCAACATCCTCATCGATGCTAAAGGCCAGATCAAGTTATGTGACTTCGGCATCAGCGGTCGCCTCGTCGACTCCAAGGCGAAGACTCGCAGTGCTGGCTGCGCCGCCTACATGGCGGTGAGCAAATACTCACAACACAATTACACCAAAGCAGAACAAGTAAAGTTTCTCTTATTTAAACACATCAAGGTTTTAGAAGCTATTAGAGAAAAGTAGACCAAGTCAAGATGTCTGGAGTCCAGCCACAAAAGAAACCGACTcactatttgttgttttgaaaacaaaatctttctttctgtccttGTGGATGAAATTTTTAGTAATTtattcctccatccatccaagtttttttctgtttttgctcacattttcctttccgggtcgcagggtGCTGGTGCCTATCACCctgacaccctggacaggttacaagtccatcgcagggacacgtagagacaaacagggacacgtagagacaaacaaccattcgtACACAGTGACAAttgagttaccagttaacctaaaatGGAAGattttgttctgtgggaggaCGTACCTAGAGAAAACTGGAGGAAATGCAAACGCCCCACAGAAAGGGTGTAGTCGGGttgtgaacctgcaaccttcttgttgATGCAACATCTCTGCATTGCCGTGTTGACAATCAAGGGTTGAAAAAGCTGCAGATATCTGAGTGTTtggaagcatttttaaaataagcacaTCTTTTTACCGAGCGACCATCTTGAAATAGCGACTGGTAATAATTCTGCAGCAGTATCATTTTGTATAAACCATAATGTTGTCATTCCCAGTGTAGCTGGTGGAGCCTCCTttgtaaatctaaaaaataatacTCCAAATCTGATTTGTTGAGCAAACCGTCTGTTTGGACTTatgctttcatttgttttaataatatgCAGATACTGACAGAAGTTTTATCCATACACTGCacacaaattaatatttttttctttcccttaaCACAAAGCTACCCGAACACACAGCAGccgaacaaaaaacacagaaagaagctTGTTTTAGATGGTTTTATTGTAGACAAGAAAGTGaactttttaatattaaagtgattaaaataagaattgtttaactttattattattagttatttaCTCTTGGGTCTACTGAGGACCTTCTCTTAATACCTTTAAGGTCCTGAACGTTTGTCTCCCAGCAGGCTGCTCCTGAGAAGACCGAGGGTTTGAGCTTCAGCTGAGACTCTGATTCAAGTCTTGTTTTGTCAGTAGAATCACTTCATCTCTCTGATTCTGACGCAGTTGTTTCTATCAGGCTGGATTGTTATTGTCTCGTCGTAAAGGGGTCCTTTAACGTTACAGGTACTGAAGCCTGAACATCACAGCTTTTACACAATGACAACCTTCAAGTCAAGGTCATAAGCTATCAGAATGAGTTTGGCGACAGGATGTTAATCACGATGAGGAAAAGCAGGGCCAACGAAGGAAAGTCACAGTAAAATAGAGAAATCGGGTCAAGTTGGAGCACAGAGCCCTGACGTTGTCTGCTCAGAAATCCATGTGTTACTGATGTCCTCTGTTTGCATTTCTGCAGCCTGAAAGAATAGATCCTCCTGATCCCACCAAACCTGACTACGACATCAGAGCAGACGTGTGGAGCCTCGGCATCTCTCTGGTAAATCTTCCATGTTATTACCACGAAGGAGGCTTCTGTCACGTTGAACCACTTGTTCACATTCTGAAGAATGAAGCGAGATTAAAGGATAgtgatttaaaacataaagtgTTTTGGGTCTTGTCTCTCCTAGGTGGAGCTGGCCACAGGTCAGTTTCCTTACAAGAACTGCAAGACGGACTTTGAGGttctgaccaaagtgctgcaggaGGACCCTCCCGTCTTGCCTGTCAGCATGGGTTTCTCTCCTGACTTTCAGTCCTTCGTCAAAGACTGGTGAGTTTAAAATCGCATTGAAGCCGACTGACTGTAGTTCATTCCTGTGGGGCGATCAATTGCAgcttaaataaatgtactttcagaAGGATTCAAATCTAATAAAGGCTATTTTTATCCCTCCTAAATAAACCAGCTAATGATTTCAGTGTCACCAATGTGTTCCCATTTAGAAATGGGGATTTACGGTGTGTTTGCAGTTATAGTCTCAGTCTGATACTTGCATTTTCCTACGACACACAGTGTTAAACTGCAGACTGTAAGTAGGGATGTCCCGAGCTGGTTGCAAGTATTGGACTGGAGTCCTGATCATGGTGCGTTTTATCGATTATATTGCAGGAGCTGGCGCTCTTAGCTAAAGGCACTCCAACGCCAATCGCTGTTTTCTCTTCCATCGTGTGGTAAAAGATTAGCTAACCTGACGCCCGACCGATGCCAAACATTCTGCAGGATATTGAGTTAAACAAAGCATTACAGATTTCTTAATAAGGCCAGATGTTAGCAGATAATTCAGTCACTCCTCCCTCATCCTGCTGCCGTGCTGTCAGTCGTGACACGGCGCTGATGTGGGATTTAAACACCGAAGTGCCGGGCTAAACAGTAACTGAGCTGAAGAGGCAGTAAACGGggaataaaaaattaaagacgGCGTGGAAAATCTCTGTGGCGACAGAggcagttcagttttatttttaccaaagaGGAGCTCTTTCTCCACGTGGAACATTTTCTGACAACCGTACTTGTTAGCGGCGTTAGCATCATCACAGCTAGCAGCACAATCTGAAGCCTCACATTGCGTTACACTGACACACAGTTAGGCTTACATCGTAATAAGTGACATCTTGAATGAAGATCATAATCTGACTGAAGGAGTTCAGGGAACGTTTTCCAACAGTCTGTAGTTGCTAGAAAACATCTGTAAGTTGCAAAAAAATGCAGGCATTGGATTGAGACTTGGTGTTGGCCAGTTCTGTTTTTTACGTGACTCGAAATAATGATTGGGGCATTCCTAATTGTAAGTACAGTAAAATATGCTTGATGCCAGTCTTTAGAAACCAGTGGGAGAAATagaaatatctttatttaaaatccatctttgcctcacatatatatttttttccagcctcACAAAGGATCACAGAAAAAGGCCAAAATACCATCAGCTGCTGGTAAGTTGGAGTCTGGAATGAAGTTTAGATATTTTCTATTTATCTAAAAGTGCTGTTGTGGCTCAGCTTGTcaattttccttgtttccctcgCTACAGGAGCATAATTTCATCCGGCGCTACGAGGTGCTGGAGGTGGATGTGGCTGGTTGGTTTCAGGCGGTGATGGATCGCACCGAGTCTCCCCGCAGCAGCCAGTGTTACAGCCATCAGCACATGCTCCACTCGCTCTTCAGTAGGTAGCCTAGTGTCGACCGGCCCGGTGTTAGCTCAGTCAGACTCTAGACTAGACCAGGTTCAGCCTCGCTCAGCCCAGGCTCAGTTTGTTCTGGTCTAGCTGTTGGCAGCTACACCCGGCTCCAGACCCCGCCCCGCCCCGCCTGTCTGTCCACCTGAGAAGCTGAGGAGAGCGAGACGGACACTCAGCGGAGGACTCTAAACGGACAGATGGGGTGATGGACAGAGGTGCGCTGACAGATGGACAGATAGATGACAgaagcagttttatttagtGGTATGTAAATTTCGGACtggcagacagagaggagggagcaGTAAAAGGTGCACAGTTTATTTACCTTAATTTATTCACACTCTCATATCACAGCGTGTTTAACAGCCATATGCTTGCATACAGACCGCCCTGCTATGTGCTTGTACATTATCTCCAGTTTtccctagtttttttttatttgtacgtCAGTTTCCAGCAGTGATCCAAGCCGTTGGATTGGTCAACAGAGTAGTCACTACACACTGGAAAAAAGGGTCTGCTACTTTAGCAAACAGACATCACTTTTGTGCATAAACaataaggaggaaaaaacaatatCTGTGCAATTATAATTCAGGTGTTTCCCTCTTCCATTCTCAGGCTGAGTCTCAATGTTGTtctaggtgtgtgtgagtgagcgTTTCCGCGTGTTTATGTAAGAACAAATATCTAAACGGGCTGTTTTTATCAGTgagattatattttattcaccttGGCTCTACAGCTCTAACATCTCGTATCAAATCACCTGTCGGCTCTGTGTAGTTAATATGATATACAGTAGTATTAATGTGATcttaaatttgttgttgttttatttagcaaatGTATAATTGGGCGGGggttggaaaaaaacagaaaatgaaatccAAAAAAATTAGTGTTGTATCTTAGCTTTATAGTTATTTATGGGTTTGTGTTTCAAAGAGGACGAGTTAGAAAGGCGGTGTTAAAATGTGGTCTTGATGTAGTCCTTCACCTTTCTTTGTAGTTGTGTCAGACGGAAAAGGTGAAAGGCAGATGGAAGAGTTGTTTGCAGGAGGAAGGTCGGCGTTAAGGAAAGGATAAAGACTAGAAGCTTGTTTTGTACAAAGAACACGAGCGGCATCTTATTAGCCGTGGAGCGATTCGAAACGTCAAACTCTGCGTCTACCTCTTCTTCGTTGCCCACCGCTCTGTCTGCCTCGGCTGGCGGACAGACTTAGAGCTTCACGCTGTTTCCAGACCA of the Kryptolebias marmoratus isolate JLee-2015 linkage group LG3, ASM164957v2, whole genome shotgun sequence genome contains:
- the map2k7 gene encoding dual specificity mitogen-activated protein kinase kinase 7 isoform X1, translated to MSSLEQRLSRIEEKLKQENEEARRRIDLNIDMSPQRSRPRPIIVIQLSPAPAPSQRAALQLPLANDGGSRSSSSESSPQHHPYPSRPRHMLTLPTPPYGLQKSLENVEIDQKLQEIMKQTGYLKIDGQRYPAEVTDLISEGEIGSGTCGQVFKVRFKKTGHVIAVKQMRRTGNKDENKRILMDLDVVLKSHDCPYIIQCYGAIVTNTDVFIAMELMGTCAEKLKKRIQGPIPERILGKMTVAIVKALLYLKEKHGVIHRDVKPSNILIDAKGQIKLCDFGISGRLVDSKAKTRSAGCAAYMAPERIDPPDPTKPDYDIRADVWSLGISLVELATGQFPYKNCKTDFEVLTKVLQEDPPVLPVSMGFSPDFQSFVKDCLTKDHRKRPKYHQLLEHNFIRRYEVLEVDVAGWFQAVMDRTESPRSSQCYSHQHMLHSLFSR
- the map2k7 gene encoding dual specificity mitogen-activated protein kinase kinase 7 isoform X2 codes for the protein MSSLEQRLSRIEEKLKQENEEARRRIDLNIDMSPQRSRPRPTLQLPLANDGGSRSSSSESSPQHHPYPSRPRHMLTLPTPPYGLQKSLENVEIDQKLQEIMKQTGYLKIDGQRYPAEVTDLISEGEIGSGTCGQVFKVRFKKTGHVIAVKQMRRTGNKDENKRILMDLDVVLKSHDCPYIIQCYGAIVTNTDVFIAMELMGTCAEKLKKRIQGPIPERILGKMTVAIVKALLYLKEKHGVIHRDVKPSNILIDAKGQIKLCDFGISGRLVDSKAKTRSAGCAAYMAPERIDPPDPTKPDYDIRADVWSLGISLVELATGQFPYKNCKTDFEVLTKVLQEDPPVLPVSMGFSPDFQSFVKDCLTKDHRKRPKYHQLLEHNFIRRYEVLEVDVAGWFQAVMDRTESPRSSQCYSHQHMLHSLFSR